A genomic stretch from Telopea speciosissima isolate NSW1024214 ecotype Mountain lineage chromosome 7, Tspe_v1, whole genome shotgun sequence includes:
- the LOC122668781 gene encoding endoglucanase 16-like, whose protein sequence is MGFILRASTTTIIVTWLALFDGLLFVVVNGDFNYKEALTKSIIFLEAQRSGKLPQKSRLPWRGDSALEDGSEPNVDLVGGYYDAGDNVKYGLPMAFTITTLSWAASFYHHELQETGELQNVMDAIKWGTDYFLKACVKRNHLWVQVGDPVLDHQCWMRPENMNTPRTVLEIDEESPGSEIAAETSAALAASSIAFKRFDHIYAHRLLNKAKLLFEFAKTHHGTFDGECPFYCSYSGYNDELLWAATWLYIATRKPMYLEYIQEESISASVSEFSWDLKYPGAQVLLSKLYFEGEKSLEDFKTQADSFICSVLPESPYHQAYITPGGLIHMRDGANTQYVTGAALLFSIYGDILAKHNQKVNCGNQEFDSTHLLAFAKAQMDYLLGKNPKGRSYIVGFGKNPPTRAHHRGSSVPVLSPNAVISCPLSFVFYFSKDAPNPNELTGAIVGGPDRDDNFVDQRWASAMLEPATYINSLAIGALAKLSGPLAHKA, encoded by the exons ATGGGGTTTATTCTAAGAGCATCAACAACTACCATTATTGTAACTTGGTTAGCTCTGTTCGATGGATTATTGTTTGTAGTTGTCAATGGTGATTTCAACTACAAAGAGGCTCTCACTAAATCCATTATATTCTTGGAGGCACAGAGGTCAGGGAAGCTTCCTCAAAAATCTAGGCTTCCTTGGAGAGGAGACTCTGCCCTTGAAGATGGCAGCGAACCTAAT GTGGACCTGGTTGGGGGATATTATGATGCAGGAGACAATGTGAAGTATGGTCTTCCAATGGCATTCACAATTACAACACTCTCATGGGCTGCTTCGTTTTATCATCACGAGTTACAAGAAACAGGGGAATTGCAGAATGTTATGGATGCCATCAAGTGGGGAACTGATTATTTCCTTAAAGCTTGTGTCAAACGTAACCATTTATGGGTTCAG GTTGGAGATCCAGTATTAGATcaccagtgttggatgaggccGGAAAACATGAATACGCCGAGAACTGTGCTGGAGATTGATGAGGAATCGCCTGGATCGGAGATCGCTGCTGAAACTTCCGCAGCATTAGCTGCTTCTTCCATTGCCTTCAAGCGTTTTGATCATATCTATGCTCATCGTCTCCTCAACAAAGCCAAACTG CTCTTCGAGTTTGCCAAGACACATCATGGAACTTTCGATGGAGAATGCCCATTCTATTGCTCTTATTCAGGCTATAac GATGAGCTATTGTGGGCAGCAACATGGCTATACATTGCGACTAGGAAGCCTATGTATTTAGAGTACATACAGGAGGAGTCCATCAGTGCAAGTGTTTCTGAGTTTAGCTGGGATCTCAAATATCCTGGAGCCCAAGTCCTCCTCTCCAAA CTCTACTTTGAAGGGGAAAAATCTCTAGAGGATTTCAAGACACAGGCAGACAGTTTTATATGTTCTGTGCTTCCAGAAAGTCCCTACCATCAAGCCTACATTACACCAG GTGGGTTGATTCACATGAGAGATGGAGCCAATACACAATATGTCACAGGTGCTGCTTTGTTGTTCAGCATCTATGGAGATATATTGGCAAAACATAACCAGAAGGTGAATTGTGGGAATCAAGAATTCGACTCCACCCATCTCCTAGCCTTCGCCAAAGCACAGATGGATTATCTGTTAGGGAAGAACCCAAAGGGAAGATCATACATAGTTGGATTCGGAAAAAACCCACCAACCAGAGCACACCACAGAGGTTCTTCTGTGCCGGTGCTTTCGCCCAATGCCGTCATAAGCTGCCCCTTGAGTTTCGTCTTCTACTTCTCTAAAGACGCCCCTAACCCTAACGAACTCACCGGAGCAATTGTTGGTGGACCAGACCGCGACGACAATTTCGTGGATCAACGCTGGGCTTCCGCCATGCTCGAGCCTGCAACTTACATCAACTCTCTCGCCATTGGTGCCCTCGCCAAGCTCTCTGGACCTTTGGCCCACAAAGCTTAG